The following coding sequences lie in one Oscillatoria sp. FACHB-1406 genomic window:
- a CDS encoding glycosyltransferase family 4 protein: MNVLHLNQSDIGGGAAIAAYRLHQGLLAKGVESRLLVGAKKTSSDRVAVVPRQLKIEAQLSRLNRIPSLNYLNVISSFNLPQHPFFQEADVLNLHNLHTGYFNYLAIPKLAAAKPTVWTLHDLWAFTGHCSHPYDCDRWKIGCGKCPYPDTYPAIQRDNTSIEWRLKRWASHQSPLAIVTPSHWLMQRAQQSLLGDLPIHRIPHGIDVEIYAPLETEQCRFVLGIPKGKKVLMFAAENLSDPYKGINLLLQSLAKLPASLKAELFLLILGNGGEAIAKAADIENLHLGYTSSDRVKCIAYSAADLFLIPTQADVFSLVALEAMACGTPSVSFAVGGVGDLIRPSVTGYLAQPGDTTDFSRGILQLWEDDTLRDRLSQNCRAIAVSEYSLELQAKRYIQLYQQLLSS; encoded by the coding sequence ATGAACGTTCTACATCTCAATCAATCGGATATCGGGGGAGGTGCGGCAATTGCTGCTTATCGTCTCCATCAAGGATTATTGGCAAAGGGGGTAGAATCGCGCTTATTAGTGGGGGCAAAAAAAACGAGTAGCGATCGCGTCGCTGTCGTTCCTCGTCAGTTAAAAATAGAAGCCCAACTCTCTCGCCTCAATCGCATCCCCAGCCTCAACTACCTTAATGTTATTAGCAGCTTCAATCTCCCGCAACATCCTTTTTTCCAAGAAGCTGATGTTCTGAACTTACATAACCTCCATACTGGCTATTTTAACTATCTTGCAATTCCGAAACTAGCAGCAGCAAAACCAACGGTTTGGACGCTACACGATTTATGGGCTTTTACCGGACATTGTTCTCATCCCTACGATTGCGATCGCTGGAAAATTGGCTGTGGAAAATGCCCTTACCCAGATACTTACCCTGCTATTCAACGCGATAATACAAGCATTGAATGGAGACTCAAACGGTGGGCATCCCATCAATCGCCCCTTGCCATTGTGACACCGAGTCATTGGCTCATGCAACGCGCACAGCAAAGCTTATTGGGAGATCTTCCCATTCATCGAATTCCTCATGGGATTGATGTTGAAATTTATGCCCCCCTAGAAACAGAACAATGTCGTTTCGTACTAGGAATCCCGAAAGGAAAGAAAGTTTTAATGTTTGCTGCGGAAAATTTAAGCGATCCTTATAAAGGGATAAATTTGTTGCTCCAATCTCTCGCAAAACTTCCTGCATCTCTAAAAGCGGAATTGTTTTTATTGATCCTAGGCAACGGCGGTGAAGCGATCGCAAAGGCAGCAGATATAGAAAATTTGCATCTTGGATATACAAGTAGCGATCGCGTCAAATGTATCGCTTATTCTGCCGCAGATTTGTTTCTTATCCCCACTCAAGCAGATGTCTTTTCTTTAGTCGCTCTTGAAGCAATGGCTTGCGGTACGCCTTCCGTTTCTTTTGCTGTAGGAGGTGTAGGGGATTTAATACGTCCTAGTGTGACGGGATATTTAGCACAACCGGGAGACACGACGGATTTTTCGCGGGGAATCCTACAACTGTGGGAAGATGATACTCTACGAGATCGCCTCAGTCAAAATTGCCGCGCGATCGCGGTTAGTGAATATTCCTTAGAATTACAAGCCAAACGCTATATCCAACTCTACCAGCAACTCTTGTCCTCTTAA
- a CDS encoding helix-turn-helix transcriptional regulator — protein sequence MGKAGHALKKTLEAYKISQRHLATVLGVRSYVVYRWFHEQIDPSAENTAAIASALQQIDPDAANAFVRLYLGEYLEEKPVQAGKEEE from the coding sequence ATGGGAAAAGCGGGACACGCCTTAAAAAAGACACTGGAAGCGTACAAAATCTCTCAGCGCCACCTCGCAACGGTGCTTGGGGTGAGAAGTTATGTTGTCTACCGCTGGTTCCACGAACAGATTGACCCCAGCGCGGAAAATACAGCCGCGATCGCGTCGGCTTTGCAACAAATCGACCCCGATGCTGCGAACGCCTTCGTGCGCTTGTATTTGGGCGAATATTTAGAAGAAAAGCCAGTCCAAGCCGGAAAAGAGGAGGAGTAA
- a CDS encoding glycosyltransferase family 2 protein — protein MIETPVVLFVFNRPDLTEIVFNAIARVKPKTLFVIADGPRFPEEVELCKKTREIINKVDWKCELFTDFSEVNLYATPRIHSGLNWVFSQVEEAIIFEDDCLPSDSFFTFCEELLSRYRNDDRIMHISGNNFQGSHPRTSYSYYFSKYLHGWGWASWRRAWKHLDLSMKTWSEFKQEGLLDLVCEDRWEKLYWIQVFDRCFTDGHFEWDYSWLYTGWSQNRLSIIPNVNLVSNIGFRADATHLKNGNSPLANIPAVELENIKHPPCVVRHKEADNYTFDYVFGGKKLKELHTIRGKIAWRIERLYEKMKGKI, from the coding sequence ATGATTGAAACTCCTGTTGTTTTGTTTGTATTCAATCGTCCAGACTTAACCGAAATTGTCTTTAATGCAATTGCTCGAGTCAAGCCCAAAACGTTGTTTGTGATTGCAGATGGTCCCCGCTTCCCTGAAGAAGTAGAACTTTGTAAAAAAACGAGAGAAATCATTAATAAAGTAGATTGGAAGTGCGAACTTTTTACAGATTTTTCTGAAGTCAATCTTTACGCAACTCCCCGTATTCATAGCGGCTTAAACTGGGTATTTTCGCAAGTTGAAGAAGCTATTATTTTTGAAGATGACTGTCTGCCGAGTGATTCTTTCTTCACATTCTGCGAAGAACTTCTCTCGCGATATAGAAATGACGATAGGATTATGCACATTAGTGGTAATAATTTTCAAGGATCGCACCCTAGAACTTCCTATAGTTACTATTTCTCTAAGTACCTTCACGGGTGGGGGTGGGCATCCTGGCGACGTGCATGGAAACATCTCGATCTATCCATGAAAACTTGGTCTGAATTTAAACAGGAGGGATTACTCGATTTAGTCTGCGAAGATCGATGGGAAAAGCTGTACTGGATACAAGTTTTCGATCGCTGTTTTACGGATGGACACTTTGAATGGGATTATTCCTGGCTTTATACCGGTTGGAGTCAAAACAGATTATCAATTATTCCTAATGTTAATCTTGTTTCTAATATTGGATTTCGGGCTGATGCTACTCATCTCAAAAATGGAAATAGTCCACTCGCTAATATTCCTGCGGTTGAATTAGAAAACATTAAACATCCTCCTTGCGTCGTGCGGCATAAAGAAGCAGATAATTATACTTTTGACTATGTTTTTGGAGGCAAAAAGTTAAAAGAGTTACACACAATTCGCGGGAAAATAGCTTGGCGAATCGAACGTTTATATGAGAAGATGAAAGGTAAGATTTGA
- a CDS encoding glycosyltransferase family 2 protein, protein MKFSIVITTYNRLPLLQRAIRTALSQSIPCETIVIDDGSSDGTQEYTSALSQELKDCDDGRLVYHRNETNLGHSRSVNLGVELATGDWIKLVDDDDYLAPNCIEEMQRAIALRPQAALCSCQAIQVDDEEGELSRTQSIGPGKVFYIPQEDIHYGMLLEQVPFGTPVQVAFRRDAFLKTGGWDSSLDANFDDIDSWVKIAQFGDAVFINQCLAYRTIWSGSFNQKFSLPARFRTNLAIKQKIYAFVSEKYRDEIPSLETLENYLKLHWGLVALKHARWRDIVLIAWPAIASPAAWNLLLARANRAIDTASIRQLEAVPTAPEVLELFQQIELKRIKLLRNQTKQCWGLTALQEGRILPGVRSATSALLSQEAWKLLMASTLPQTYPQYGLSQKQIEANNLAAMQRIYELVSSRYHDQLPPTQEMEVHLRWRLFGQAVKSRKLVQASRFLLPALLSPVAWKTLKNIGQFRKSSTSISPVRKFVLVGKE, encoded by the coding sequence ATGAAATTCTCTATTGTCATTACAACTTACAATCGTTTACCCCTACTTCAGCGAGCGATTAGAACGGCGTTAAGCCAATCTATTCCTTGCGAGACGATTGTTATAGATGACGGTTCTTCTGATGGGACGCAGGAGTATACGAGCGCCTTAAGCCAAGAACTGAAAGATTGCGATGACGGACGTTTAGTTTATCATCGCAATGAAACGAATCTCGGTCATTCCCGCAGTGTGAACCTTGGGGTGGAACTGGCGACGGGAGATTGGATTAAGTTAGTGGATGATGACGATTATCTCGCGCCAAACTGTATTGAAGAAATGCAGCGCGCGATCGCGTTACGCCCGCAAGCAGCCCTTTGTTCCTGTCAAGCGATTCAAGTTGATGACGAGGAAGGCGAACTCAGTCGAACTCAGTCGATTGGTCCGGGGAAAGTTTTTTATATCCCCCAGGAAGATATTCATTATGGAATGTTACTCGAACAAGTTCCTTTTGGTACGCCGGTACAAGTTGCTTTTCGGCGCGATGCTTTCCTGAAAACCGGCGGTTGGGATTCCAGTCTCGATGCCAATTTTGACGATATCGACTCTTGGGTGAAAATCGCACAATTCGGCGATGCGGTGTTTATCAATCAGTGTTTGGCCTATCGCACGATTTGGTCGGGTTCTTTTAATCAAAAGTTCTCGCTGCCCGCCAGATTCCGGACAAATCTTGCGATTAAACAGAAGATTTACGCTTTTGTCAGCGAAAAATATCGAGATGAAATTCCGAGCTTAGAAACGTTGGAAAATTATTTAAAATTGCATTGGGGATTGGTCGCGCTAAAACACGCTCGATGGCGCGATATTGTCTTAATTGCTTGGCCTGCCATTGCTTCGCCTGCCGCTTGGAACCTGCTTCTAGCAAGGGCAAACCGCGCGATCGATACGGCATCTATTCGTCAGCTAGAAGCGGTTCCCACTGCCCCGGAAGTTTTAGAACTTTTTCAACAAATAGAACTTAAGCGGATTAAGCTGTTAAGAAATCAGACTAAACAATGTTGGGGATTAACGGCTTTACAAGAAGGTCGGATTTTACCCGGGGTTCGATCGGCAACTTCGGCGCTTCTTTCTCAAGAAGCTTGGAAGTTATTAATGGCTTCGACTTTACCTCAAACCTACCCCCAATATGGTTTATCTCAAAAACAAATCGAAGCTAATAATTTAGCGGCAATGCAACGAATCTACGAGCTTGTGAGTAGCCGATATCACGACCAACTCCCTCCGACTCAAGAAATGGAAGTTCATTTGAGGTGGCGATTGTTTGGTCAAGCAGTGAAAAGCAGAAAGTTGGTTCAAGCCAGCCGTTTTTTGCTGCCCGCACTTTTATCGCCGGTTGCTTGGAAAACGTTAAAAAATATCGGACAATTTCGGAAAAGTTCGACCTCTATTTCACCCGTTCGCAAGTTTGTATTAGTCGGTAAAGAATGA
- a CDS encoding glycosyltransferase family 2 protein encodes MPTLHSALTLENLPAPPPQKTGWPWTKQSDSIVMKGGDLPRITIVTPSYNQGAFIEETIRSILLQNYPNLEYIIIDGGSTDNTLEIIQKYEPFIAYWSSEPDRGQSEAVNKGFRRATGQLIGWQNSDDIYQPGAFWAAVQKFKACPQADVIYGNLNFIDEASQFISSYPIGEANVENMIPYPAVCNQAAFFRDRVFKENQYLDESLKHCMDQEFFLRLLIKDYKFAFEPELLAGFRRHQAAKTSQQAAIWSEESFALYRSIYQNREISDRLRDRAKDCLIGICREDYRNSRMEAFRDKVKNFNKIVGWQALNLELSLKYMLSFLKENKTAKIEPNSSSF; translated from the coding sequence ATGCCCACTCTCCATTCTGCCCTAACCCTGGAAAATCTCCCCGCTCCCCCTCCTCAAAAAACGGGTTGGCCTTGGACGAAACAAAGCGATTCGATAGTCATGAAAGGCGGCGATTTACCTCGCATCACCATTGTTACGCCGAGCTACAATCAAGGGGCGTTTATCGAAGAAACCATTCGTTCGATTTTATTACAAAATTATCCAAATTTAGAATATATTATTATCGATGGTGGCAGCACGGATAATACCCTCGAAATTATTCAAAAATACGAGCCTTTTATTGCCTATTGGAGTAGCGAACCCGATCGCGGCCAGTCGGAAGCCGTCAATAAAGGCTTTCGCCGCGCCACCGGACAGTTAATCGGCTGGCAAAACTCCGACGATATTTATCAACCGGGCGCATTTTGGGCGGCGGTACAAAAGTTTAAAGCTTGTCCGCAAGCCGATGTTATTTATGGCAATCTTAACTTTATCGACGAGGCGAGTCAGTTTATTTCTTCCTATCCAATTGGAGAGGCAAACGTTGAAAACATGATTCCCTATCCTGCGGTTTGCAACCAAGCTGCATTTTTTCGCGATCGCGTCTTTAAGGAAAATCAATATCTCGATGAATCCCTCAAACATTGCATGGATCAAGAGTTCTTTCTAAGACTGCTGATTAAGGACTATAAATTCGCCTTCGAGCCAGAATTATTAGCCGGATTTCGCCGACACCAAGCCGCAAAAACCTCCCAACAAGCCGCAATTTGGTCGGAGGAATCCTTCGCGCTTTACCGTTCGATTTATCAAAATCGGGAGATTAGCGATCGATTGCGCGATCGCGCGAAAGATTGTCTGATTGGAATTTGTCGCGAAGACTATAGAAACTCAAGAATGGAAGCCTTTCGCGACAAAGTTAAGAACTTCAATAAAATTGTCGGTTGGCAAGCCTTAAACCTTGAACTCAGTCTCAAATATATGCTATCCTTTCTTAAGGAAAATAAAACTGCAAAAATAGAGCCAAATTCTTCCTCGTTTTAG
- a CDS encoding proteasome-type protease, which yields MTYCLGIINRAGLVLAADSRTNAGVDHISTYRKLFDFSNPGERVIIACTSGNLSLTQGAIAQFKRDLQDPEAANLHNLPTMYEVSRYIGEKIRVLQESDGPWLKKDKIDFKCSFLLGGQIRGEEPQLYLIYSQGNGIQAMPETPFLQIGETKYGKPILDRTLTFDTPLDAVAKCALLSIDSTMKSNISVGPPINVVMYHANSFAIRHKLQLRLGDPYLAKVRMQWQESLRQAFNSVPDLEWEQTDDAEEIIID from the coding sequence ATGACTTACTGCCTCGGAATCATCAATCGTGCCGGCTTAGTTTTAGCTGCTGATTCTAGAACGAATGCTGGCGTTGACCATATTTCAACGTATCGAAAATTATTTGATTTCTCTAATCCGGGGGAAAGAGTCATTATCGCTTGCACTTCGGGGAATCTCTCGCTCACTCAAGGCGCGATCGCGCAGTTTAAAAGAGACCTGCAAGACCCAGAAGCCGCCAACCTGCACAACCTACCGACAATGTACGAAGTTTCTCGCTATATTGGCGAAAAAATTCGCGTTTTACAAGAAAGCGATGGGCCTTGGTTGAAAAAAGATAAAATCGACTTTAAATGTAGCTTTTTATTAGGCGGTCAAATTCGCGGCGAAGAACCGCAACTCTATTTAATTTATTCCCAAGGAAATGGCATTCAAGCCATGCCAGAAACGCCCTTTCTTCAAATCGGAGAAACGAAATATGGCAAACCCATTTTAGATCGAACGCTAACCTTCGATACACCGCTCGATGCTGTTGCTAAATGCGCGCTTCTCTCCATTGACTCGACCATGAAGTCTAATATTTCAGTCGGGCCGCCGATTAATGTTGTCATGTATCATGCCAATAGCTTCGCAATTCGCCACAAATTGCAATTGCGCTTAGGCGACCCTTACCTCGCCAAAGTTCGGATGCAATGGCAAGAATCCCTACGTCAAGCCTTTAATTCAGTTCCCGATTTAGAATGGGAACAAACCGACGATGCTGAGGAGATTATCATTGATTAA
- the crtH gene encoding carotenoid isomerase, translating into MTATSVSRSASEPLTANFDVIVIGSGIGGLVTATQLAAKGAKVLVLERYLIPGGSAGYFDREGYRFDVGASMIFGFGTEGTTNLLTRALDAVNVSIETIPDSCQIHYHLPEGLELKVYRAYENFLQELGDKFPHEREGIRRFYDECWKVFNCLNAMDLLSLEEPRYLMRVFFQHPFACLGLVKYLPQNAGDIARRYIRDPQLLKFIDMECYCWSVVEADKTPAINAGMVFSDRHYGGINYPKGGVGQIAQKLVEGLEKAGSAIAYKARVTNIILEHGKAVGVKLADGREYRAKRIVSNATRWDTFEKLLSPEQMPPQEKRWQKRYQKSPSFLSLHLGVKAEVLPPDTECHHILLEDWAEMETEQGTIFVSIPTLLDPSLAPEGHHIVHTFTPSWVETWQGLSSSDYRDKKEEAAARLVRRLEAIFPGIEAGLDFQEVGTPRTHRRFLGREDGTYGPIPRRKLPGLLGMPFNRTAVPGLYCVGDSTFPGQGLNAVAFSGFACAHRIAVDLGL; encoded by the coding sequence ATGACCGCTACCTCTGTTTCTCGCTCCGCCTCGGAACCGCTTACCGCCAACTTTGACGTTATTGTTATCGGTTCTGGAATCGGCGGACTCGTCACCGCCACCCAACTCGCGGCGAAAGGTGCTAAAGTTCTGGTTTTGGAGCGCTATCTTATACCGGGCGGCAGTGCGGGATATTTCGATCGCGAGGGCTACCGTTTTGATGTCGGCGCGTCGATGATCTTCGGTTTTGGCACCGAAGGGACAACCAACCTCCTCACCCGCGCCCTCGATGCGGTTAATGTCAGTATCGAAACGATTCCCGACTCCTGTCAAATTCATTACCACCTGCCCGAGGGATTGGAGCTAAAAGTTTATCGCGCTTATGAGAATTTTTTGCAAGAACTGGGCGATAAATTTCCCCACGAACGGGAGGGGATTCGCCGCTTCTACGATGAATGCTGGAAAGTCTTTAACTGCCTGAATGCGATGGATTTACTGTCGTTGGAAGAACCGCGCTATTTAATGCGCGTTTTTTTCCAGCATCCCTTCGCCTGTCTGGGTTTGGTGAAATATTTACCCCAAAATGCCGGAGATATTGCCCGTCGCTACATCCGCGACCCGCAGTTGTTAAAATTCATCGATATGGAATGTTACTGCTGGTCGGTGGTGGAAGCGGATAAAACGCCAGCGATTAATGCGGGAATGGTTTTTAGCGATCGCCACTATGGGGGCATTAACTATCCTAAAGGCGGCGTGGGACAAATTGCCCAAAAGCTGGTGGAAGGATTGGAAAAAGCAGGCAGCGCGATCGCCTATAAAGCCAGAGTTACCAATATTATTCTCGAGCATGGCAAAGCGGTGGGCGTAAAACTCGCCGACGGGCGGGAATATCGCGCCAAACGCATCGTTTCCAACGCCACGCGCTGGGATACTTTCGAGAAATTGCTATCCCCCGAACAAATGCCGCCGCAAGAAAAACGCTGGCAAAAACGCTACCAAAAATCGCCCAGTTTCCTCAGCTTGCATTTGGGCGTAAAAGCGGAAGTTCTGCCCCCCGATACGGAATGCCATCATATTTTGCTGGAAGATTGGGCGGAGATGGAAACCGAACAGGGAACGATTTTTGTTTCGATTCCCACCCTGTTAGATCCGAGTTTAGCCCCAGAAGGCCATCATATCGTGCATACTTTTACCCCCAGTTGGGTGGAAACCTGGCAAGGGCTTTCGAGTTCGGACTACCGGGATAAAAAGGAGGAAGCCGCCGCGCGCCTCGTTCGTCGGTTAGAGGCGATTTTTCCGGGGATTGAAGCGGGATTGGACTTTCAGGAAGTGGGAACGCCGCGCACCCATCGCCGCTTTTTGGGGCGCGAGGATGGAACGTATGGACCGATTCCTCGGCGTAAGTTGCCGGGGTTGTTGGGAATGCCGTTTAATCGCACGGCGGTTCCGGGGTTATATTGCGTGGGAGATAGCACGTTTCCGGGGCAAGGGTTGAATGCGGTGGCGTTTTCGGGCTTTGCTTGCGCGCATCGCATTGCGGTGGATTTGGGTCTGTAG
- the gloA gene encoding lactoylglutathione lyase encodes MRMLHTMLRVTNLEESLRFYCDILGMKVLRQKDYPGGQFTLAFVGYGDESDNTVIELTYNWGVDTYDIGTAYGHIALGVEDIYKTCQEIKEKGGKVTREPGPMKHGSTVIAFVEDPTGYKIELIQSKTKESQDNS; translated from the coding sequence ATGAGAATGTTACATACCATGCTGCGAGTGACTAACCTGGAAGAATCGCTTAGGTTTTATTGCGATATTCTTGGCATGAAAGTGTTACGCCAAAAAGATTATCCCGGCGGTCAATTTACGCTGGCTTTTGTCGGTTACGGAGACGAAAGCGATAATACTGTTATCGAACTGACCTACAATTGGGGAGTCGATACCTACGATATCGGGACTGCTTACGGTCATATTGCCCTCGGAGTCGAAGATATTTATAAAACTTGCCAAGAAATTAAGGAAAAAGGTGGAAAGGTGACTCGCGAGCCAGGGCCGATGAAACATGGTTCAACAGTTATCGCTTTCGTTGAGGATCCCACGGGTTACAAAATCGAGTTAATTCAGTCCAAAACGAAAGAGAGTCAAGATAATTCGTAA
- a CDS encoding amidase codes for MNSTDLAFASALDQARSIRDRVLSPLELTQLYLDRIARLNPQLGSFFHIAAESAIADAKAKTETLATATELPPFFGVPTAIKDLNAVAGMPVSYGVACHKNEIAAYDDGVVARLKQAGFILLGKTATSEVGSLPYSESPGFAPARNPWNPDYTPGGSSGGAAAAVAAGLCAIAQGSDGGGSIRGPACCCGIVGIKPARGRISYAPAGDHQNGIATNGPLARTVADAAALLDVMSGYITGDPYWLPAPETPFLEATRQPPAPLRIAFSTDVPPIGEAVAVTQKFVRQTAHRLQDLGHHLEETCPDFSGLVEPFVKIWQAGVSATGFPPEALSPMNAWIAAQAGTAGDYLRAVGQMQFISRRIVAFFENFDALLLPVYLHPTIRVGEWADLSPQETLEKVIGWVAPCPPFNASGLPAIAFPVGFDDNGLPVGVQLVGKPAAEATIIALAAQFEAAYPWSQHRPPSSDTN; via the coding sequence ATGAATTCAACCGATCTTGCGTTTGCCTCCGCTCTCGACCAAGCCCGCTCGATTCGCGATCGCGTCCTTTCCCCCCTAGAACTCACCCAACTCTACCTCGATCGCATTGCCCGCCTCAACCCCCAACTCGGCAGCTTTTTCCATATTGCCGCCGAAAGCGCGATCGCGGACGCTAAAGCCAAAACCGAAACCCTCGCCACCGCTACCGAACTTCCCCCCTTCTTCGGCGTTCCTACCGCCATCAAAGACCTCAACGCCGTCGCCGGAATGCCTGTCAGCTATGGCGTTGCCTGCCACAAAAACGAGATCGCCGCCTACGACGATGGCGTTGTCGCACGACTGAAACAAGCCGGTTTCATCCTGCTGGGTAAAACCGCCACCTCTGAAGTCGGTTCCCTCCCCTACAGCGAATCTCCCGGCTTTGCCCCCGCACGTAACCCCTGGAACCCAGACTACACCCCCGGCGGTTCCTCCGGCGGGGCGGCGGCGGCTGTCGCGGCGGGACTGTGCGCGATCGCGCAAGGATCCGATGGTGGCGGCTCGATCCGAGGTCCCGCCTGCTGTTGCGGCATCGTCGGCATCAAACCGGCGCGGGGCCGAATCTCCTACGCCCCAGCCGGGGATCATCAAAACGGGATCGCCACCAACGGCCCCCTCGCGCGCACCGTCGCCGATGCGGCTGCCCTCCTCGATGTCATGTCCGGCTACATCACCGGCGATCCTTACTGGTTGCCCGCGCCGGAAACGCCCTTTCTCGAAGCGACGCGCCAACCCCCCGCACCGCTGCGTATTGCCTTCTCAACCGATGTTCCCCCGATTGGCGAAGCGGTTGCAGTAACCCAAAAATTCGTCCGGCAAACCGCCCACCGCTTGCAAGATTTGGGACACCACCTCGAGGAAACCTGCCCCGACTTTAGCGGTTTAGTGGAACCATTTGTAAAAATTTGGCAGGCGGGCGTTTCAGCAACCGGCTTTCCTCCCGAAGCGTTGAGTCCGATGAATGCTTGGATTGCTGCCCAAGCGGGAACAGCAGGGGATTATTTGCGGGCGGTGGGGCAGATGCAGTTTATTTCGCGCAGAATTGTGGCGTTTTTCGAGAATTTTGACGCTTTGCTGCTGCCGGTTTATTTGCACCCGACGATTCGCGTCGGCGAGTGGGCGGATTTAAGCCCGCAGGAGACGTTGGAGAAGGTTATCGGTTGGGTTGCGCCCTGTCCGCCGTTTAATGCTTCGGGATTGCCCGCGATCGCGTTTCCCGTCGGTTTTGACGACAATGGCTTGCCCGTCGGCGTGCAACTGGTGGGGAAACCCGCCGCCGAAGCAACGATAATTGCCCTTGCCGCGCAGTTTGAGGCGGCTTATCCCTGGAGTCAACATCGTCCTCCTTCGTCTGATACCAATTAA
- a CDS encoding class I SAM-dependent methyltransferase: MPQIVSALFKLPLLRELKPGWIDTARAIVQGAVFQEMTRAHLWQGKCLNAGCGEGLYCSFLSSFPDLSEIVNLDLETPQLYYSRVDDRHQEIKGSLTALPFAKETFDCCLCSEVIEHIEADELAVAELARVLKVGATLLLSVPTPPAPNDPAHVREGYTYEQLSSLLERQGFKIQCHAYCFYNPMRVLDTLWRWQYRVLGAEKRNYFPQFLVKGLGYCDRVLKVGKPWDLVVLARKESEII; the protein is encoded by the coding sequence ATGCCGCAAATTGTCTCGGCTCTTTTTAAACTTCCCCTACTCCGAGAACTCAAACCGGGCTGGATCGATACGGCGCGCGCGATCGTTCAAGGGGCTGTTTTTCAAGAGATGACGCGCGCTCATCTCTGGCAGGGAAAATGTTTGAATGCTGGCTGCGGTGAAGGGTTATATTGCTCATTTTTATCGTCCTTTCCCGATCTGAGCGAAATTGTGAATCTCGACCTAGAAACTCCCCAACTTTATTATAGTCGAGTTGACGACAGACATCAAGAGATAAAAGGGTCTTTAACTGCACTTCCGTTTGCAAAGGAAACTTTTGATTGCTGTCTTTGTAGCGAGGTGATCGAGCATATTGAAGCGGATGAATTAGCGGTGGCAGAATTGGCTCGCGTTTTAAAAGTAGGTGCAACTTTGTTGCTGAGCGTGCCAACTCCTCCCGCCCCAAACGATCCCGCTCACGTTCGCGAAGGATATACTTACGAGCAACTTTCTTCTCTCTTAGAACGGCAGGGATTTAAGATTCAATGCCATGCTTACTGTTTCTACAATCCGATGCGCGTTCTCGACACTCTTTGGCGCTGGCAGTATCGCGTTTTAGGGGCAGAGAAGCGCAACTATTTTCCGCAATTTTTGGTTAAAGGGTTGGGATATTGCGATCGCGTCTTGAAAGTCGGCAAGCCTTGGGATTTAGTCGTTTTAGCGCGAAAAGAGTCGGAAATCATTTAA
- a CDS encoding peptide ABC transporter substrate-binding protein → MQTYFLTTPNAPENSEKTGQLVPSPAFHPEVVKITIIGSPQAVKATIHQLHRLGFAEVTLWSPLQPTGKLNEVISLLVRKIWLR, encoded by the coding sequence ATGCAAACTTACTTTTTGACCACTCCGAACGCGCCGGAAAACTCCGAAAAAACCGGTCAACTCGTGCCTTCTCCAGCATTCCATCCAGAAGTCGTAAAAATTACGATTATCGGTTCTCCTCAAGCCGTAAAAGCCACCATACACCAACTCCATCGCCTCGGTTTTGCCGAAGTGACGCTTTGGAGTCCCTTACAGCCCACCGGCAAACTCAACGAAGTCATCAGTTTGTTAGTACGCAAAATTTGGTTGCGCTAA
- a CDS encoding cytidine deaminase has protein sequence MSISSEDKARLIAVAEAATRKAYAPFSGFRVGAAILTESGNIFEGCNVENQSYGLTICAERTAIVSAVAAQGGEKMRIRAIAIVNEDQTPCSPCGACRQFIWEFGRDAIVLFYDSKGLQESSIRQLLPHAFSFD, from the coding sequence ATGTCTATTTCGAGTGAGGACAAAGCACGGCTGATTGCCGTTGCAGAAGCTGCAACGAGGAAAGCATACGCGCCTTTTTCTGGCTTTCGGGTAGGGGCTGCGATTTTGACGGAATCAGGGAATATTTTTGAGGGATGTAATGTTGAAAATCAGTCGTATGGGCTGACGATTTGTGCCGAACGGACGGCGATTGTTAGTGCTGTAGCTGCCCAAGGCGGAGAAAAAATGAGAATTCGCGCGATCGCGATTGTCAACGAAGATCAAACGCCTTGTTCTCCCTGCGGTGCTTGCAGACAGTTTATCTGGGAATTTGGCAGGGACGCGATCGTTTTGTTTTACGATAGTAAGGGGCTACAAGAATCTTCAATCCGGCAGTTACTACCCCACGCCTTTAGTTTCGATTAA